The following is a genomic window from Paracoccus alcaliphilus.
AGGTCAGGGCGTTGGTCGTGTCCCATTCAAATCCGAACAGCATGGTCTATCCCCTTGCCCCGCGCCAGCGACCGACGGAATGTTCCAGCAGCCGCATGATCGCCGTCAGGACCAGCGCCATGCCGAAATACATCAGCAGCAGCATGGTATAGACGGTGGTGCTGTCCTGCGTGTAATTGCGGATCTGCTCGGCGCGGAAGGTCATGTCGCCAAGGCTGATCAGCGACACCAGCGCCGTATCCTTGAGGTTTTGCACCGCCAGATTGCCGAATGATGGCATCATCTCGGGGATGGCCTGCGGAATGGCGATCCGCCACAGCCGTTGGCGCGGGGTGAAATTCAGCGCCTGCGCCGCCTCGTACTGGCCGGTATGCACCGCCTGAATGGCGCCGCGCACGACCTCGGCCCCATAGGCGCCGATATTCAGGCCAAGCGCCAATATGCCCGCCGTCAGTGGCGGTATCCGCAGGTCCAGCCCGAAGGCCTCGCCAGCCAGCGGCAGCGCGAAATAGATCCAGAACAGCTGCACCAGCAGCGAGGTTCCGCGAAACAGCTCGATATAGCCGACCGAGACCGCGCGGATCAGCCGGTTCGGGGACAGTTTCCCGATGCCGAAGGCGAAGGCCAGCACGGCGCCCAGCAGGGTAGAGATGATGGTCAGCTGGATGG
Proteins encoded in this region:
- the ehuC gene encoding ectoine/hydroxyectoine ABC transporter permease subunit EhuC; the encoded protein is MHWTDYLAPLMQGAWVTIQLTIISTLLGAVLAFAFGIGKLSPNRLIRAVSVGYIELFRGTSLLVQLFWIYFALPLAGEAFGLDLRIPPLTAGILALGLNIGAYGAEVVRGAIQAVHTGQYEAAQALNFTPRQRLWRIAIPQAIPEMMPSFGNLAVQNLKDTALVSLISLGDMTFRAEQIRNYTQDSTTVYTMLLLMYFGMALVLTAIMRLLEHSVGRWRGARG